The proteins below come from a single Mytilus edulis chromosome 5, xbMytEdul2.2, whole genome shotgun sequence genomic window:
- the LOC139524087 gene encoding cell adhesion molecule Dscam1-like, with product MEVIWTCNSLHCFLLYSFLTAILSQDSLSPGPIAYLISGSNVTFTCITSNDWNLTYFYDYGLMEDNFARVIYQRNSTFCRPLFIDTHIGVDKYTALPCSVGRPISITIRYINSSYHNKTIACRPDQGKLITTTVKIREMLTSPEIDPRGVSTIEDGAVFSFKCTAKSIPKSSIEWYIGGSKLNGTISTFYATENTVVSTISYMAKKEHNNKILFCSANDSFTAMNSSSATLNIEYVPTVHIDPGVNPYIVYAGQQNVTLACIVDGANPADSINFHWTNVVGISSDQTIILANISNIHSGEYRCKAENKVGNSSVTSKLLMVQYAAMIENISDVIILEGDNLQLHPTVDANPAPVSFWWSRHNDANFRVNGSNLKVNVIQREATANYTFHVMNILTPSGISAINRTSRKTIHIDVQYFPNVHMEPEYNPYILYQDQQNVVLSCVIDDANPADIIAYHWNSPRGTINSHNINIATVKTPHSGQYSCTATNIAGTSNVSTKQVDVHYGPQLLNIVNQYDIMEGDDLIVSPLVDSNPVHGLIWWTRQNDTNFRHDSSELKINKINRTSSDNYTCYAMNTITPSGMAEMNKITQKTFYVNVQFKPFADYSSPYSSLHITAKKGGTLLIKVTITANPTPNIEWSFQAEADFGSCNFSTLLSNTTTTRFRTSSFIAFDSVQISNFGDYTFTAKNSAGNFVRRFFVTEEVDAIPPSLEYVVCKSTTAIVMWKLISNGDRSLKFYVQYGENGRNIKSEKLQQDYTNQLMAYTVNGLNPNRKYTFSILAVNLLTESKSRTVECLTDVECFVACSNKEACDPVKEHPVMFQVGLAMLIVGLLFLTFVAVFVVCNSFKHSGSTKSDDNKEQTSNTILRSVENMPEFESRPPQEQRMDSEYIAEANTYDEMPTLPKGN from the exons ATGGAAGTAATTTGGACTTGCAATTCATTgcattgttttttgttgtattcgTTTTTAACTG CTATTTTATCTCAGGATTCTTTGTCGCCAGGACCTATAGCATATTTGATAAGTGGCAGTAATGTAACATTCACGTGTATAACTAGTAATGATTGGAATTTGACGTACTTCTATGATTATGGACTAATGGAAGACAACTTTGCAAGAGTTATATATCAGAGAAACAGTACATTTTGCAGGCCATTGTTTATAGACACACATATCGGTGTAGACAAATATACTGCTTTACCATGCTCTGTTGGTCGGCCAATCAGCATTACAATTCGTTACATTAATTCATCATATCATAATAAAACTATAGCTTGTAGACCTGACCAAGGAAAACTGATAACTACAACTGTCAAAATTCGAG AGATGTTAACTTCACCAGAAATAGATCCTAGGGGAGTTAGTACTATTGAAGACGGGGCGGTCTTTAGCTTCAAATGTACAGCTAAAAGCATTCCTAAATCATCGATAGAATGGTATATAGGTGGATCAAAGCTAAATGGTACTATTTCAACATTTTACGCAACGGAAAATACAGTAGTTTCTACAATTAGTTACATGGCAAAGAAGGAACACAATAATAAGATTCTGTTTTGTAGTGCGAACGATTCGTTTACAGCGATGAACTCTTCGTCTGCAACTCTTAACATTGAAT ATGTTCCTACAGTACACATTGATCCTGGTGTTAACCCTTATATTGTGTATGCAGGACAACAAAACGTAACATTGGCATGCATAGTAGATGGTGCAAATCCTGCAGATAGTATAAATTTTCATTGGACTAATGTTGTTGGTATTTCATCTGATCAAACCATTATACTAGCAAATATTTCGAACATACATAGCGGAGAATATAGATGTAAAGCTGAGAATAAAGTAGGCAATTCTAGTGTTACCTCTAAGCTATTGATGGTACAAT atGCGGCAATGATAGAAAACATATCTGATGTCATCATTTTAGAAGGAGACAATCTCCAATTACATCCTACTGTAGATGCAAATCCAGCTCCTGTGTCTTTTTGGTGGAGCCGACATAATGATGCTAATTTTAGAGTTAATGGTTCAAATTTAAAAGTGAACGTTATCCAGAGGGAAGCGACTGCAAACTACACCTTCCATGTTATGAATATTTTAACTCCATCTGGAATCAGTGCCATCAATAGAACATCCCGAAAGACTATTCATATTGATGTTCAAT ATTTCCCAAATGTTCACATGGAACCCGAATATAATCCATATATACTATACCAAGATCAGCAAAACGTAGTTTTATCATGTGTAATCGATGATGCCAACCCTGCAGATATCATTGCTTATCATTGGAACAGTCCAAGAGGTACCATTAATAGTCACAATATTAATATAGCAACTGTAAAAACACCACACAGTGGACAGTACTCATGTACTGCTACAAATATAGCAGGAACGTCGAATGTTTCGACTAAGCAGGTTGACGTACATT ATGGTCCACAGCTATTAAACATTGTCAACCAGTATGATATTATGGAAGGAGATGACTTAATCGTGTCTCCATTAGTAGATTCTAATCCAGTACATGGATTGATATGGTGGACGAGACAGAATGATACAAACTTCAGACATGACAGTTCTGAacttaaaatcaataaaatcaataGAACATCAAGTGACAACTACACCTGTTACGCAATGAACACCATAACTCCTTCGGGGATGGctgaaatgaacaaaataacTCAAAAGACGTTCTATGTTAATGTGCAAT TTAAACCGTTTGCTGACTATAGCAGTCCATATTCATCCTTGCATATTACTGCAAAGAAAGGCGGTACTCTTCTAATAAAAGTCACAATAACAGCTAAtcctacaccaaatatagaatGGAGCTTCCAGGCTGAGGCGGATTTTGGTTCCTGCAATTTTAGCACATTATTATCAAACACTACAACCACTCGATTCCGTACTTCGTCATTCATAGCCTTCGATAGTGTACAAATAAGCAACTTTGGCGATTATACTTTCACAGCTAAAAATTCAGCTGGCAATTTCGTTCGCAGATTTTTCGTCACGGAAGAAG TCGATGCCATACCACCCTCATTAGAATATGTTGTATGCAAGAGCACAACAGCAATTGTCATGTGGAAACTGATTTCTAACGGAGACagatctttgaaattttatgTACAGTATGGTGAAAATGGACGAAACAttaaatcagaaaaattacaacaGGATTACACGAACCAGCTGATGGCATATACAGTGAATGGCTTAAATCCCAATAGAAAATATACGTTCTCTATCCTTGCTGTTAATTTATTGACCGAGTCTAAGTCCCGAACGGTCGAATGTTTAACTGATGTAG AATGTTTTGTTGCATGCTCAAACAAAGAGGCGTGCGATCCCGTAAAAGAACATCCTGTAATGTTTCAAGTAGGACTAGCAATGTTAATTGTTGGATTGTTGTTCCTTACTTTCGTGGCAGTATTTGTTGTCTGCAACA gtTTCAAGCATAGTGGATCAACTAA ATCTGATGATAATAAGGAACAAACAAGTAATACTATCTTAAGAAGTGTAGAAAACATGCCTGAGTTTG aatcacGACCACCTCAAGAGCAAAG AATGGATTCAGAATATATTGCTGAAGCAAATACATACGATGAAATGCCAACGCTACCAAAAGgtaattaa